In the Telopea speciosissima isolate NSW1024214 ecotype Mountain lineage chromosome 2, Tspe_v1, whole genome shotgun sequence genome, one interval contains:
- the LOC122650458 gene encoding uncharacterized mitochondrial protein AtMg00810-like, whose product MAILMKKCICFPPPGYHRKMETFVYKLHKSLYGLKQAFRQGFSQFSTALRDMGFTSSQANHSLFIQHHNGASIFILLYVDDFIITRTDSSLISVVQDQLCQRFHIKDLGILKYFLGIEVAHSKAGLYLCQRKYILDILKDSGHTACCPADTPMESHLQLNDSDGSPLDDPSSYRCLVGLLIYLTVTRPDIIYTVNILSQFMHQPRQPHMDAAYCLLCYLKATSGQGLFFSSTSTLHPQAYCDLDCASCSMTRRSTTGYCIFLGTSPISWKTKKQNTISRSSPEAEYRAMAMATCEITWLSYLMRDLGDPFIEPVPWHCDNQVAIHIATNPVFHKRTKHIEIDCHVVHEKITQSMIHPIKVASDLQIVDLVTKALDCDSFHQHASKLSFRNLQVPTGGGSLSVTTHAHTASLSIPLD is encoded by the coding sequence GTATATGCTTCCCCCCACCGGGATATCATCGAAAGATGGAGACTTTTGTCTACAAGCTCCATAAATCTCTCTACGGTCTCAAACAGGCCTTTCGCCAGGGGTTTTCCCAATTTTCCACTGCTCTTCGTGATATGGGTTTCACTAGTTCTCAGGCTAATCACTCATTGTTCATTCAACACCATAATGGTGCTTCCATTTTCATCCTCCTATATGTTGACGACTTTATAATAACTAGGACAGATTCCTCTCTTATTAGTGTTGTTCAAGACCAGCTTTGCCAACGATTTCACATTAAGGATCTTGGTATCCTCAAGTACTTTTTGGGCATTGAAGTGGCACATTCCAAGGCCGGCCTTTACCTCTGTCAACGCAAGTACATTTTGGACATTTTGAAAGATAGTGGTCACACAGCCTGTTGCCCtgctgatacacctatggaatCTCACCTGCAACTCAATGATTCTGATGGTTCTCCTCTAGATGATCCATCCTCCTACCGTTGCTTGGTGGGActgttaatctatttaaccGTCACTCGTCCTGATATCATCTACACAGTGAATATtttgagccaattcatgcatcagCCTCGCCAACCACATATGGATGCGGCGTATTGTCTGCTCTGCTATCTCAAGGCTACATCGGGACAAGGCCTTTTTTTCTCCTCCACATCCACATTACACCCCCAAGCCTACTGCGACTTGGACTGCGCAAGCTGCTCGATGACACGGCGATCAACAACGGGCTATTGCATCTTCCTTGGCACAAGCCCAATCTCATGGAAAACAAAGAAGCAAAATACGATATCTCGCTCCTCCCCGGAGGCCGAATATCGGGCCATGGCTATGGCCACCTGTGAGATTACTTGGTTGTCCTATCTCATGCGCGATCTTGGAGATCCATTCATTGAACCTGTGCCCTGGCATTGTGACAATCAAGTTGCCATTCACATTGCTACCAACCCCGTTTTTCACAAACGCACGAAGCACATTGAGATAGATTGTCATGTAGTTCATGAAAAAATCACCCAAAGCATGATTCACCCGATCAAGGTAGCTTCGGACTTACAAATCGTCGACTTAGTCACTAAAGCCCTCGACTGTGATTCATTCCATCAGCATGCGTCCAAGTTGAGTTTTCGCAATCTCCAGGTTCCAACTGGAGGGGGGAGTCTTAGCGTGACAACTCACGCACACACAGCATCCTTATCAATTCCCCTTGATTGA